One part of the Lotus japonicus ecotype B-129 chromosome 2, LjGifu_v1.2 genome encodes these proteins:
- the LOC130736919 gene encoding putative protein FAR1-RELATED SEQUENCE 10 — MSRIVSPLRMDSALNNSIEEENEWVPTCAEELKPKVGQQFNTLEEGEEFYKRYAHNAGFSVRCSSETKDKTGVKRWKYFVCSKEGYLPNRTESVVQSESTVKLKARRRSLTREGCYARAVFKLVEEGKYELNKFHESHTHALASLMKRQFLRSARKVNPVHKSLLRAYNRANIGPSKTYHLLKEQFGGYQNVGCTQRDLQNYSRDLKTLIKDSDAHVFIDNFRRKQELNPSFYCGSTGSTTSIFDHLKL; from the exons ATGAGTAGAATTGTATCACCATTAAGGATGGATTCTGCCCTCAACAACTCAATTGAAGAG GAAAACGAATGGGTGCCAACTTGTGCTGAAGAATTAAAGCCGAAGGTTGGACAACAATTCAATACAttagaagaaggtgaagagttTTACAAAAGGTATGCACATAATGCTGGATTTAGTGTTCGTTGCTCATCTGAAACTAAAGACAAAACTGGCGTGAAGCGTTGGAAGTATTTTGTTTGCTCAAAAGAAGGTTACCTACCAAATAGGACAGAAAGTGTGGTGCAAAGTGAATCCACAGTTAAGCTTAAGGCTAGAAGAAGGAGTCTAACAAGAGAAGGATGCTATGCAAGAGCTGTTTTCAAACTGGTAGAGGAAGGTAAATATGAACTTAATAAATTTCATGAAAGTCATACACATGCACTTGCTTCACTTATGAAGAGACAATTTTTACGATCAGCAAGAAAAGTGAATCCTGTGCACAAGAGTTTATTGCGTGCATATAATAGAGCAAATATTGGACCTTCGAAAACTTACCACTTGTTGAAAGAGCAATTTGGGGGTTATCAAAATGTTGGATGCACACAAAGAGATCTTCAAAATTACTCAAGAGATTTAAAGACTTTAATTAAAGATTCTGATGCTCATGTATTTATTGACAACTTTAGAAGGAAGCAAGAATTAAATCCATCCTTCTACTGTGGCTCTACGGGTTCCACCACCTCCATCTTCGACCACCTAAAGCTTTAG
- the LOC130739035 gene encoding hexokinase-1-like isoform X1, which produces MGKWGLAEAMVKEFQEQCKTPIEKLRQIADAMEVEMHAGLASEDGSNLKMLISYVDNLPSGDEKGLFYALDLGGTNFRALRVQLGGKEKGVVSLQSEVVSIPPHLMTGSSHELFDFIATSLAKFVSSEPDEFHPQLGRQRELGFTFSFPVRQTSIASGTLIKWTKGFNIENMVGEDVVGELTKAMEKIGLNMRVSALVNDTVGTVARGRFSNPDVIAAVILGTGTNAAYIERANAIPKWHGPPPKSGEMVINMEWGNFRSSYIPLTEYDQVLDAESLNPGQQIFEKIISGMYLGDIVRRVLLKLAEEAEFFGDSVPPKLRIPFVLRTYNMLAMHHDTSSDLEVVGNKLSDVLEIHGTSLKMRKIVVELCDIVANRGARLAASGILGILKKIGRDTKKVGEKQKSVISLDGGVFVQYTKFRTCLESTLKELLRDEVAETIAIEHSDNGSGIGAALLAASHSHYLGMEES; this is translated from the exons ATGGGGAAGTGGGGTCTAGCGGAGGCTATGGTGAAGGAGTTTCAGGAACAGTGTAAGACCCCAATAGAGAAGCTGAGGCAGATTGCTGATGCCATGGAGGTTGAGATGCATGCAGGTCTTGCCTCTGAAGATGGTAGCAACCTCAAGATGTTGATATCCTATGTTGACAATCTCCCATCTGG AGATGAGAAAGGGCTCTTTTATGCATTGGACCTTGGTGGCACAAACTTCCGCGCCCTTCGTGTGCAATTAGGTGGAAAAGAAAAAGGTGTTGTTAGCCTACAATCTGAAGTGGTTTCAATTCCTCCTCATTTAATGACAGGTTCTTCACAT GAGTTATTTGATTTTATAGCAACATCTCTTGCAAAGTTTGTTAGTTCCGAACCTGACGAGTTTCATCCTCAACTTGGCAGACAAAGAGAACTGGGTTTTACCTTCTCATTTCCAGTGAGGCAAACATCTATTGCATCTGGGACTCTAATAAAGTGGACTAAGGGTTTCAATATTGAGAATATG GTTGGAGAAGATGTAGTAGGTGAACTAACCAAGGCCATGGAAAAAATTGGCCTGAATATGCGTGTTTCAGCTCTA GTTAATGATACTGTTGGAACGGTAGCTAGAGGCAGATTCAGCAATCCGGATGTCATCGCTGCAGTGATTCTTGGTACTGGAACAAATGCAGCATATATCGAGCGTGCAAATGCAATTCCAAAATGGCACGGTCCTCCACCAAAATCAGGAGAGATG GTTATAAACATGGAGTGGGGTAATTTCCGCTCCTCTTATATTCCTCTAACAGAATATGATCAAGTTCTAGATGCAGAAAGCTTAAACCCTGGACAACAG ATTTTTGAGAAGATAATATCTGGTATGTATTTGGGGGACATTGTTAGGAGAGTATTATTGAAGTTGGCTGAAGAAGCTGAATTTTTTGGAGATTCAGTTCCTCCCAAGTTGAGAATTCCTTTCGTACTTAG GACATATAACATGCTTGCTATGCATCATGATACATCATCAGATCTTGAGGTGGTTGGAAACAAATTGAGTGATGTATTAGAG ATCCATGGCACATCCCTAAAAATGAGGAAGATTGTTGTGGAACTCTGTGATATTGTTGCTAATCGGGGGGCTCGCCTTGCTGCTTCTGGTATTTTAGGCATTCTGAAGAAAATAGGACGAGACACTAAAAAGGTTGGTGAGAAACAAAAATCAGTGATATCATTGGATGGAGGAGTGTTTGTACAATACACTAAATTCAGAACATGCTTGGAGAGTACCCTAAAGGAGTTGTTGCGAGATGAGGTAGCTGAGACAATCGCCATTGAGCATTCTGATAATGGTTCTGGAATTGGAGCAGCGCTCCTAGCTGCTTCTCATTCCCATTATTTAGGAATGGAGGAGTCGTGA
- the LOC130739035 gene encoding hexokinase-1-like isoform X2 codes for MGKWGLAEAMVKEFQEQCKTPIEKLRQIADAMEVEMHAGLASEDGSNLKMLISYVDNLPSGDEKGLFYALDLGGTNFRALRVQLGGKEKGVVSLQSEVVSIPPHLMTGSSHELFDFIATSLAKFVSSEPDEFHPQLGRQRELGFTFSFPVRQTSIASGTLIKWTKGFNIENMVNDTVGTVARGRFSNPDVIAAVILGTGTNAAYIERANAIPKWHGPPPKSGEMVINMEWGNFRSSYIPLTEYDQVLDAESLNPGQQIFEKIISGMYLGDIVRRVLLKLAEEAEFFGDSVPPKLRIPFVLRTYNMLAMHHDTSSDLEVVGNKLSDVLEIHGTSLKMRKIVVELCDIVANRGARLAASGILGILKKIGRDTKKVGEKQKSVISLDGGVFVQYTKFRTCLESTLKELLRDEVAETIAIEHSDNGSGIGAALLAASHSHYLGMEES; via the exons ATGGGGAAGTGGGGTCTAGCGGAGGCTATGGTGAAGGAGTTTCAGGAACAGTGTAAGACCCCAATAGAGAAGCTGAGGCAGATTGCTGATGCCATGGAGGTTGAGATGCATGCAGGTCTTGCCTCTGAAGATGGTAGCAACCTCAAGATGTTGATATCCTATGTTGACAATCTCCCATCTGG AGATGAGAAAGGGCTCTTTTATGCATTGGACCTTGGTGGCACAAACTTCCGCGCCCTTCGTGTGCAATTAGGTGGAAAAGAAAAAGGTGTTGTTAGCCTACAATCTGAAGTGGTTTCAATTCCTCCTCATTTAATGACAGGTTCTTCACAT GAGTTATTTGATTTTATAGCAACATCTCTTGCAAAGTTTGTTAGTTCCGAACCTGACGAGTTTCATCCTCAACTTGGCAGACAAAGAGAACTGGGTTTTACCTTCTCATTTCCAGTGAGGCAAACATCTATTGCATCTGGGACTCTAATAAAGTGGACTAAGGGTTTCAATATTGAGAATATG GTTAATGATACTGTTGGAACGGTAGCTAGAGGCAGATTCAGCAATCCGGATGTCATCGCTGCAGTGATTCTTGGTACTGGAACAAATGCAGCATATATCGAGCGTGCAAATGCAATTCCAAAATGGCACGGTCCTCCACCAAAATCAGGAGAGATG GTTATAAACATGGAGTGGGGTAATTTCCGCTCCTCTTATATTCCTCTAACAGAATATGATCAAGTTCTAGATGCAGAAAGCTTAAACCCTGGACAACAG ATTTTTGAGAAGATAATATCTGGTATGTATTTGGGGGACATTGTTAGGAGAGTATTATTGAAGTTGGCTGAAGAAGCTGAATTTTTTGGAGATTCAGTTCCTCCCAAGTTGAGAATTCCTTTCGTACTTAG GACATATAACATGCTTGCTATGCATCATGATACATCATCAGATCTTGAGGTGGTTGGAAACAAATTGAGTGATGTATTAGAG ATCCATGGCACATCCCTAAAAATGAGGAAGATTGTTGTGGAACTCTGTGATATTGTTGCTAATCGGGGGGCTCGCCTTGCTGCTTCTGGTATTTTAGGCATTCTGAAGAAAATAGGACGAGACACTAAAAAGGTTGGTGAGAAACAAAAATCAGTGATATCATTGGATGGAGGAGTGTTTGTACAATACACTAAATTCAGAACATGCTTGGAGAGTACCCTAAAGGAGTTGTTGCGAGATGAGGTAGCTGAGACAATCGCCATTGAGCATTCTGATAATGGTTCTGGAATTGGAGCAGCGCTCCTAGCTGCTTCTCATTCCCATTATTTAGGAATGGAGGAGTCGTGA
- the LOC130739036 gene encoding protein DETOXIFICATION 51-like, which translates to MCESKTITTKTTMTVVEDGGSVFLDDPEKQAAWTNTPRSTMWEVIRESKSLMEVAFPIALTALIFYTRSIVSMIFLGKLGDVELAAGSLAIAFANITGYSFLSGLSLGMEPLCSQAFGANRPKLLSLTLHRCIIFLLACSIPISILWLNMSRIFIFLHQQEKITVLAQNYLLFLLPDLITNSFLHPIRVYLRAQSLTHQVTLASLAGTLLHIAFNFILFHRGAAGIAAASAASNISILLFLVLYVWISGVHKATWTAPSWECFSFSGFQPLIKLAAPSCVSVCLEWWWYEIMIVLCGLLVDPTATVAAMGVLIQTTGLIYVFPSSLGLAVSTRVGNELGANRPARARMSAVVAVFFAAVMGFVAVVFASAMRHQWGRMFTADGDILRLTTAAMPILGLCELGNCPQTVGCGVVRGTARPNAAANVNLSAFYVVGMPVAVALAFWLEVGFCGLWLGLLSAQVCCAGLMLYLIGTTDWEHQAFRAQLLTSLDESDGQKQPLILS; encoded by the coding sequence ATGTGTGAATCAAAGACCATAACCACTAAAACAACCATGACAGTGGTGGAGGATGGTGGTAGCGTGTTCCTCGACGACCCGGAGAAGCAAGCAGCGTGGACGAATACTCCACGCTCCACAATGTGGGAGGTGATAAGAGAATCCAAATCCCTCATGGAAGTTGCGTTTCCTATAGCACTCACAGCTCTCATATTCTACACACGCTCCATCGTCTCCATGATCTTCCTCGGAAAACTCGGCGATGTGGAACTCGCAGCAGGCTCACTAGCCATAGCTTTTGCCAACATCACCGGCTACTCCTTCCTCTCCGGCCTCTCCCTCGGAATGGAGCCTCTCTGCTCGCAAGCCTTCGGCGCCAACCGGCCTAAactcctctctctcaccctccaCCGATGCATCATCTTCCTCTTAGCATGCTCCATCCCCATTTCAATCCTCTGGTTAAACATGTccagaatcttcatcttcttgcaCCAGCAAGAAAAAATCACAGTACTAGCACAGAACTATCTTCTTTTTCTCCTCCCTGATCTTATAACCAACTCCTTCCTCCACCCAATCCGTGTCTACCTTCGCGCACAGAGCCTCACCCACCAGGTCACGTTAGCGTCACTCGCCGGAACTCTCCTCCACATCgccttcaattttattttattccacCGCGGCGCCGCCGGTATCGCCGCCGCCTCCGCCGCTTCAAACATCTCCATCCTTCTCTTCCTGGTGCTCTATGTGTGGATAAGCGGGGTCCACAAAGCCACGTGGACGGCGCCGAGCTGGGAATGCTTCAGCTTCAGCGGCTTCCAGCCGCTGATCAAGCTCGCCGCGCCGAGCTGCGTTTCCGTTTGTTTAGAGTGGTGGTGGTATGAGATCATGATCGTGCTCTGCGGGCTGTTAGTGGACCCCACCGCCACCGTTGCCGCCATGGGGGTTTTGATCCAGACGACGGGATTGATCTACGTTTTCCCCTCGTCGCTGGGACTCGCCGTGTCCACGCGCGTCGGGAACGAGCTCGGCGCGAATCGGCCGGCTCGGGCGAGGATGTCAGCGGTGGTGGCGGTGTTTTTTGCCGCCGTGATGGGGTTCGTGGCGGTGGTGTTCGCGTCGGCGATGAGGCATCAGTGGGGGAGGATGTTCACCGCGGATGGGGATATCCTGCGGCTGACCACCGCAGCGATGCCGATCCTCGGGCTTTGCGAGCTCGGGAACTGCCCGCAGACGGTGGGTTGCGGTGTCGTGAGGGGGACGGCGCGGCCGAATGCGGCGGCGAATGTGAATCTTAGCGCGTTTTATGTGGTGGGGATGCCTGTGGCGGTTGCGCTTGCATTTTGGTTGGAGGTTGGGTTTTGTGGGCTTTGGTTGGGCCTGTTGTCGGCCCAGGTTTGTTGCGCGGGCCTGATGTTGTATTTGATTGGGACCACTGATTGGGAGCACCAGGCCTTCCGGGCCCAGTTACTGACGTCGCTTGATGAATCAGACGGCCAGAAACAACCATTGATTCTCTCTTGA